From a single Nostoc edaphicum CCNP1411 genomic region:
- a CDS encoding PEP-CTERM sorting domain-containing protein (PEP-CTERM proteins occur, often in large numbers, in the proteomes of bacteria that also encode an exosortase, a predicted intramembrane cysteine proteinase. The presence of a PEP-CTERM domain at a protein's C-terminus predicts cleavage within the sorting domain, followed by covalent anchoring to some some component of the (usually Gram-negative) cell surface. Many PEP-CTERM proteins exhibit an unusual sequence composition that includes large numbers of potential glycosylation sites. Expression of one such protein has been shown restore the ability of a bacterium to form floc, a type of biofilm.), which yields MKLVSKLLVAATTLTLGFATVDAKSASAAILNYAFTVDSPVTKGSGFFSFDDSTFSNDYNPEASIQSLSFKFDGDSTVYTEQDDANYPDFPLVFPSISLTGQTYFALDYQFDDKANPSSSISYEIIGEDFTIFSKTSPDVELISGTVSYRQVPEPTPLVGTLFVCSLGWMMKKKVASMKKVKI from the coding sequence ATGAAATTAGTTTCAAAATTATTGGTTGCTGCTACTACTCTTACTTTAGGTTTTGCTACCGTAGATGCAAAATCTGCATCTGCTGCGATTCTTAATTATGCTTTCACAGTTGATAGTCCAGTAACTAAGGGAAGTGGCTTTTTTAGCTTTGATGACTCAACCTTCAGCAATGACTATAATCCTGAAGCTAGTATTCAGTCACTCTCTTTCAAATTTGATGGCGACTCTACCGTTTACACAGAACAAGATGATGCCAACTACCCAGATTTTCCTCTTGTCTTTCCAAGCATATCCTTAACAGGACAAACATATTTTGCATTAGATTATCAGTTCGATGATAAAGCTAATCCTTCCAGTTCTATCAGTTATGAAATTATTGGTGAGGATTTTACAATTTTCTCTAAAACTTCTCCAGATGTTGAACTAATATCTGGCACAGTTTCTTATAGACAAGTACCTGAACCTACACCTTTAGTTGGCACTCTCTTTGTTTGTAGCCTTGGCTGGATGATGAAGAAAAAAGTAGCATCAATGAAAAAGGTGAAAATCTAA
- a CDS encoding alkaline phosphatase D family protein, translating to MVDYRNFEQFLHSRIKRRNLIIGAGALSGLAIANQFPQQRAIARSRFSNYPFTLGVASGEPYPTSVVIWTRLAPEPLNGGGMPPLNVPIRWEVATDSNMRRIVSRGTVLATPELAHSVRVVVEGLQSDTWYWYRFLVGQDASPIGRTRTAPLANSYLNKFNFGLVSCQNYQQGFYTAYKYLAQEDLDLVVHVGDYIYEGGISNNGPRQHNSAEIVTLEDYRNRHALYKTDTNLQAAHAAFPWIVTWDDHEVENNYANDISEIDTEPDQDRAIFLQRRAVAYQAYYEHMPLRPFSRPVGPDMQLYRRLSFGNLATFHVLDTRQYRTDQPCGDGTKERCPENLDPNATITGKAQEDWLFDGLNNSKAKWNVLAQQVPIAQRDTTPGEGGTYSMDKWDGYVASRDRLMAFLGQRQPSNPVSLAGDVHSNWAMNLKANFDNPESPTLGSEFVATSISSGGDGADSNPNVQAYLPDNPHIKFYNNQRGYVRCALTPTTWKTDYLVMSNVTTPFGTISKRASFVVEDGRPEIQQA from the coding sequence ATGGTAGATTACCGGAATTTTGAGCAGTTCCTGCACAGTCGAATCAAACGACGCAACTTAATTATCGGAGCAGGAGCATTATCTGGTTTAGCGATCGCAAATCAATTTCCTCAGCAAAGAGCGATCGCAAGAAGCAGATTTTCCAATTATCCTTTCACTTTGGGTGTAGCTTCGGGTGAACCCTATCCTACCAGCGTAGTGATCTGGACTCGTCTTGCTCCTGAACCCCTTAACGGAGGTGGAATGCCACCTCTGAATGTGCCAATTCGCTGGGAAGTTGCAACTGATTCTAATATGAGGCGGATTGTCTCTAGAGGTACGGTACTGGCAACTCCAGAACTAGCTCATTCAGTTCGAGTTGTGGTAGAAGGACTGCAATCTGATACTTGGTACTGGTATCGGTTTCTTGTCGGTCAAGACGCTAGCCCCATTGGTCGCACTCGTACAGCGCCTTTAGCAAATAGCTATTTGAATAAATTTAACTTTGGCCTAGTCTCTTGCCAAAACTATCAGCAGGGATTCTATACCGCCTACAAATATCTAGCACAGGAAGACCTCGATTTAGTAGTGCATGTTGGCGATTACATCTATGAAGGGGGAATCTCAAATAATGGCCCCAGACAGCACAACAGTGCAGAAATTGTGACTTTGGAAGATTACCGCAACCGTCACGCCCTCTATAAAACCGATACCAATCTGCAAGCAGCTCATGCAGCGTTTCCGTGGATTGTCACCTGGGATGACCACGAAGTAGAAAACAATTACGCCAACGATATTTCCGAAATTGATACTGAACCAGATCAGGATCGGGCAATTTTCCTCCAACGGCGAGCTGTTGCTTATCAGGCTTACTACGAACACATGCCACTACGCCCCTTCTCGCGTCCCGTTGGCCCCGATATGCAACTTTACCGTCGGCTTTCCTTTGGTAACTTAGCCACCTTCCATGTCTTAGATACTCGCCAATATCGCACCGATCAGCCCTGTGGTGATGGCACTAAAGAACGTTGCCCAGAAAATTTAGATCCGAATGCAACGATTACCGGCAAGGCACAGGAGGATTGGTTATTCGATGGTCTAAATAACTCAAAAGCGAAGTGGAATGTTTTGGCGCAGCAAGTACCAATTGCTCAAAGAGACACAACACCAGGAGAAGGCGGTACTTACAGCATGGATAAATGGGATGGTTATGTGGCTTCACGCGATCGCCTCATGGCTTTCCTTGGACAGCGCCAGCCCTCTAATCCAGTATCCTTAGCAGGCGATGTGCATTCTAACTGGGCAATGAATCTGAAGGCTAACTTTGATAACCCAGAATCCCCCACACTTGGGAGTGAATTCGTCGCTACCTCAATTAGCTCCGGTGGCGATGGGGCAGACAGCAACCCCAACGTTCAAGCTTACTTACCCGATAACCCACACATTAAGTTCTACAATAATCAACGGGGATATGTTCGCTGTGCCCTGACTCCCACAACCTGGAAGACAGACTATTTAGTTATGTCAAACGTCACAACCCCATTTGGCACGATTAGTAAGCGGGCTTCATTTGTGGTTGAAGATGGTCGTCCAGAAATACAACAAGCCTAA
- the gcvH gene encoding glycine cleavage system protein GcvH, translating to MSFEYPQDFRYLDSHEYVRIDGEIATIGITEFAVHELGDIVFLELPEIGDALTRGENFGTIESVKAVEELNSPVTGTVIERNEALINSPEEVSEDPYGEGWFLKVRVNDPGEVEDALTADEYRAQVEGE from the coding sequence ATGTCTTTTGAATATCCTCAAGATTTTAGATACCTGGATTCTCATGAATACGTGCGAATAGATGGTGAAATTGCCACTATAGGCATTACTGAGTTTGCCGTACATGAGTTGGGTGATATCGTCTTTTTGGAACTGCCAGAAATTGGCGATGCTCTTACCAGAGGAGAAAACTTTGGCACAATTGAATCAGTAAAAGCCGTTGAAGAACTGAATTCACCAGTAACAGGCACAGTTATAGAACGCAATGAAGCCTTAATTAATTCTCCCGAAGAAGTATCAGAAGACCCCTACGGAGAAGGATGGTTTTTGAAAGTGCGCGTCAATGACCCTGGTGAAGTTGAGGATGCGTTGACAGCAGATGAGTATCGCGCCCAAGTAGAAGGCGAGTAG
- a CDS encoding cytochrome P450 has protein sequence MEIIGHKFTSETVLVPCIYLAHRRAETYPEPEQFRPERFLNQKFSPYEYLPFCGGYRGCIGAAFCMYELKLVTAIILSNFQLTLTDKRPVYPVRRGITIVPSGGVKMVVTKKAKLKRQTILST, from the coding sequence GTGGAAATTATCGGACATAAATTTACATCAGAAACAGTTTTAGTTCCTTGTATTTATTTAGCACATCGCCGAGCCGAGACTTACCCAGAACCAGAACAGTTTCGGCCAGAAAGATTCCTCAACCAAAAATTTTCACCTTACGAATATTTACCCTTTTGTGGAGGTTATCGCGGTTGCATTGGTGCGGCATTTTGCATGTATGAACTAAAATTAGTAACAGCCATAATATTATCGAATTTTCAACTAACCCTTACTGATAAACGTCCAGTGTATCCAGTCCGTCGTGGTATTACCATTGTCCCTAGCGGCGGTGTAAAAATGGTTGTTACCAAAAAGGCAAAACTTAAAAGACAAACAATACTTTCTACTTAA
- a CDS encoding tetratricopeptide repeat protein, whose translation MVFRRYLVASNLIVFLAFGCSGGANSSTQNTKQVVQESNVTQLFIEAKVTQKAEDFFHQGNNLLDGQRYEDAIKAYDKAIAIKAESPEAWINRGIGLTSLQRYKEALASYDTAIAIKPDKYEAWYNRGIALTSLQRYKDAIASYDKAIAIQPDKYEALINRGIALTKLHRYKDAIGSYDRAIAIKQDLHQAYYNKACSYALQSNLELAIKNLDKAIQLVPEKYKKLAKTDPDFNKVRSKKQFQELLQ comes from the coding sequence ATGGTTTTTCGGCGCTACTTAGTTGCATCTAACTTAATAGTTTTCTTAGCATTTGGCTGTAGTGGTGGGGCAAACTCATCTACACAAAATACCAAACAAGTTGTGCAAGAAAGTAATGTAACTCAACTTTTCATAGAAGCAAAGGTTACGCAAAAAGCAGAAGATTTCTTTCATCAAGGTAATAATTTATTAGATGGACAGCGTTACGAAGATGCAATAAAAGCTTATGATAAAGCGATCGCCATCAAAGCTGAGAGTCCCGAAGCTTGGATTAACCGTGGCATTGGCTTAACATCGTTGCAACGCTACAAAGAGGCTCTCGCATCCTACGATACTGCGATCGCTATCAAACCCGACAAATATGAAGCCTGGTATAATCGTGGTATAGCTTTGACATCGTTGCAACGCTACAAAGATGCGATCGCATCTTACGACAAAGCGATCGCCATCCAACCCGACAAATACGAAGCCTTAATTAACCGAGGCATAGCTCTGACAAAGCTACACCGCTACAAAGATGCTATCGGATCTTATGATAGAGCGATCGCTATCAAGCAAGACTTGCACCAAGCATATTACAACAAAGCTTGCTCTTATGCTTTACAAAGTAATCTGGAATTAGCAATTAAGAACCTAGACAAAGCAATCCAACTTGTTCCTGAGAAATATAAAAAATTAGCAAAAACTGACCCAGACTTTAACAAAGTGCGTAGTAAAAAGCAGTTTCAGGAATTGCTGCAATAG
- a CDS encoding SDR family oxidoreductase, which translates to MKKLLITGASGFLGWHLCQLAKEEWEIYGTYLSHPLEIPGMKMLKANLTNFQELKRIFNDVKPEAVIHTAAHSQPNFCQTNPKESHAINVIASCNIAGLCADNSIPCAFTSTDLVFDGLNAPYEETDAVCPVNLYGEQKAIAEADMLERYPMTAVCRMPLMFGAETPTAKSFIQPFIQTLKAEEEVSLFTDEFRTPVSGTTAATGLLLALEKVNGIIHLGGKERISRYDFGQILVEVFQLSATKLKSCRQQDVKMAAPRPADVSLDSSKAFALGYQPLSIREELEAIQFS; encoded by the coding sequence ATGAAAAAATTGTTAATCACCGGGGCAAGTGGTTTCTTAGGATGGCATCTTTGCCAGCTTGCAAAAGAAGAATGGGAGATTTATGGCACGTATTTATCCCATCCTTTAGAGATTCCTGGCATGAAAATGCTAAAAGCGAACTTAACAAATTTTCAGGAATTGAAACGTATCTTTAATGATGTCAAACCAGAAGCAGTTATTCATACTGCTGCACATTCGCAACCAAATTTCTGTCAAACTAACCCTAAAGAATCACACGCAATTAATGTTATCGCATCCTGCAATATTGCCGGACTCTGCGCGGATAATTCTATTCCTTGTGCTTTTACCTCAACAGACTTAGTTTTTGATGGCTTAAATGCCCCCTACGAAGAAACAGATGCCGTGTGTCCTGTCAATCTTTACGGTGAGCAAAAAGCGATCGCAGAAGCAGATATGCTAGAAAGGTATCCCATGACCGCAGTGTGTCGAATGCCATTGATGTTTGGTGCAGAAACACCCACAGCGAAAAGTTTTATTCAGCCATTTATTCAAACTTTAAAAGCCGAAGAAGAAGTAAGTTTATTTACAGATGAATTTCGCACACCAGTAAGTGGAACAACTGCCGCCACAGGACTTTTATTAGCATTAGAAAAAGTTAACGGCATTATTCACTTAGGTGGTAAAGAACGGATTTCACGGTATGATTTTGGACAGATATTAGTGGAAGTATTTCAACTTTCTGCCACCAAGCTCAAATCTTGCCGACAACAAGATGTGAAAATGGCAGCACCTAGACCAGCAGATGTTTCTTTGGATAGTTCTAAAGCTTTTGCATTGGGGTATCAACCTTTATCTATAAGGGAAGAATTAGAGGCAATACAATTCAGTTAA
- a CDS encoding DUF2993 domain-containing protein translates to MPDQHGFEEKIISQEAEKRIAEKLDEVEEIEIDVQTDLLKIVQGQADGVSFAGQGLVIQEDIRVQEITLQTDSIAINPFSAIFGQIELNEPVNAIARIIVTEVDINRALASDFARSWMQNFELNVDGEIVSFEPEEIQVFLPGDGKIECKGKVLLKEMGNTRPLAYTAIARPRTHSQPAMLESFNCTEGEGVSIELIAAFIQKAKELMNLPSLKWEDIAFSIKDIEVEIGSLILMIETQVRQIPSSSSFLSP, encoded by the coding sequence ATGCCTGATCAGCATGGATTTGAAGAGAAAATTATATCTCAAGAAGCTGAAAAAAGAATAGCCGAAAAGCTAGATGAAGTAGAAGAAATAGAAATAGATGTACAAACCGATCTATTGAAAATAGTTCAGGGACAGGCAGATGGAGTTTCCTTTGCAGGCCAAGGGTTAGTAATCCAAGAAGATATTCGCGTACAGGAAATAACACTGCAAACAGATAGTATTGCTATCAATCCCTTCAGCGCTATTTTTGGTCAAATAGAACTCAATGAGCCAGTAAATGCCATAGCTCGCATTATAGTTACAGAAGTAGATATTAACCGCGCTTTGGCATCAGACTTTGCTCGTAGCTGGATGCAAAATTTTGAGTTGAATGTAGATGGTGAAATTGTGAGTTTTGAGCCGGAAGAAATTCAGGTATTTTTACCTGGCGATGGCAAAATAGAATGTAAAGGAAAAGTGTTATTAAAGGAAATGGGAAACACTCGCCCTTTAGCTTACACTGCGATCGCTCGTCCACGAACTCATTCACAACCAGCTATGCTGGAGAGTTTTAACTGCACTGAGGGAGAGGGTGTTTCAATAGAATTAATTGCAGCATTCATCCAGAAAGCTAAAGAACTGATGAATCTACCATCTTTAAAATGGGAGGATATAGCATTTTCTATTAAAGATATAGAAGTAGAAATCGGTAGTTTAATACTTATGATAGAAACTCAAGTGCGACAAATACCATCATCGTCAAGTTTCCTATCTCCTTAG
- the crtO gene encoding beta-carotene ketolase CrtO, giving the protein MQEYDVVLIGAGHNGLVCAAYLLKAGYSVLLLEKRSVPGGAATTEECLPQEAPGFKFNLCAIDHEFIHLGPVVEELELEKYGLHYLECDPVVFCPHPDGKYFLGHKSVEKTCAEIARYNERDAKKYAEFVDFWQRALGAMIPMFNAPPKSVIDILGNYDITKLKDLVSVIGSPNKTLDFIRTMLNSAEDLLNEWFDEEFLKAPLARLASELGAPPSQKTLAIGAIMMAMRHNPGMARPRGGTGALVQALVNLVTSKGGVILTDQHVEKVLIDDGKAVGVRVAGGKEYRAKYGVISNIDAKRLFLQMTDKSDVDGADPNLWERLERRIVNNNETILKIDLALDEPLRFPYHAHKDEYLVGSILIADSVAHVEQAHSKCTLGEIPDADPSMYVVMPSYLDPTLAPPGKHTVWIEYFAPYQIVGAEGTGLKGTGWTDELKNKVADRVIDKLADYAPNVKNATIARRVESPAELGERLGAYKGNYYHVDMTLDQMIFFRPLPEIANYKTPIENLFLTGAGTHPGGSISGMPGRNCARVFLQAKHPISQTLKDARDSIKSTVESVFGII; this is encoded by the coding sequence ATGCAAGAGTATGATGTTGTGCTGATTGGTGCTGGACATAATGGGCTAGTTTGTGCAGCTTACTTGCTAAAAGCTGGTTATAGCGTCCTGTTACTAGAAAAGCGTTCTGTACCAGGTGGTGCAGCAACAACTGAAGAGTGTTTACCCCAAGAAGCACCTGGATTTAAATTCAATTTGTGTGCTATTGACCATGAATTTATTCACTTAGGGCCAGTTGTTGAAGAATTAGAACTAGAAAAATACGGCTTGCATTATTTGGAGTGTGATCCAGTTGTTTTCTGTCCTCATCCTGATGGCAAGTATTTCTTAGGACATAAGTCGGTGGAAAAGACTTGTGCAGAAATCGCTCGTTACAATGAACGTGATGCTAAAAAATACGCCGAATTTGTAGACTTTTGGCAGCGAGCGCTAGGTGCAATGATTCCTATGTTTAACGCACCGCCAAAATCAGTTATAGACATTCTTGGTAACTACGACATCACCAAACTGAAAGATTTAGTTTCAGTTATTGGTTCCCCTAACAAAACGCTGGACTTCATTCGCACAATGTTAAACAGCGCCGAGGATTTACTTAACGAGTGGTTTGATGAGGAATTTTTGAAAGCGCCACTAGCCAGACTAGCATCAGAACTTGGTGCGCCACCATCACAAAAAACCCTTGCCATTGGTGCAATCATGATGGCAATGCGCCACAATCCGGGGATGGCCAGACCTCGCGGCGGAACTGGCGCACTTGTGCAAGCTTTGGTGAATTTAGTCACAAGTAAAGGTGGCGTTATTCTCACAGATCAACACGTGGAAAAAGTTTTAATTGATGATGGTAAAGCTGTAGGTGTGCGAGTAGCTGGTGGTAAAGAATATCGCGCCAAATACGGGGTTATTTCTAATATTGATGCCAAGCGGTTGTTCTTACAAATGACAGATAAAAGTGATGTTGATGGAGCCGATCCAAATTTGTGGGAAAGATTAGAACGCCGCATCGTTAACAACAACGAAACTATCCTCAAAATAGATTTGGCTTTAGATGAACCACTGCGCTTTCCATATCACGCTCACAAAGACGAATATCTCGTTGGTTCTATCTTGATTGCCGATTCCGTAGCTCATGTAGAACAAGCTCATAGTAAATGCACCTTGGGAGAGATTCCTGATGCTGATCCATCAATGTATGTGGTGATGCCTAGTTATTTAGACCCCACATTAGCGCCACCTGGCAAGCACACTGTATGGATTGAGTATTTCGCCCCTTATCAAATTGTCGGTGCAGAAGGTACTGGTTTAAAAGGTACTGGTTGGACAGATGAATTGAAAAACAAAGTTGCAGATAGAGTGATTGATAAGTTGGCAGACTATGCACCGAATGTCAAGAATGCAACTATCGCCCGTCGTGTAGAAAGTCCAGCAGAACTAGGGGAAAGATTAGGTGCGTACAAAGGGAATTATTACCATGTTGACATGACCCTAGATCAGATGATATTTTTCCGTCCCTTACCAGAAATAGCCAACTACAAAACGCCAATTGAAAACTTATTTTTGACTGGTGCAGGAACTCATCCAGGTGGTTCAATTTCGGGAATGCCGGGACGCAATTGTGCGCGTGTATTTTTGCAGGCGAAACATCCTATTAGCCAAACTTTAAAGGATGCTCGTGATTCGATTAAGTCAACTGTCGAGTCAGTATTTGGTATCATTTAA
- the gcvP gene encoding aminomethyl-transferring glycine dehydrogenase, with product MVLNAPILKSNEQQVLDEKSQKLSSFVPRHIGPNSDDIQQMLKVLGFPSLDALIDQTVPQAIRLKQPLNLPEAESEYTALASLKKVAAKNQVFRSYIGMGYYDSITPPVIGRNILENPGWYTAYTPYQPEIAQGRLEALLNFQTLIIDLTGLEIANASLLDEATAAAEAMSLSYGVSKNQADAYFVSGDCHPQTIDVLQTRAKPLGIKIIVGDHQTFDFDQPIFGAVLQYPASDGTIYDYRAFIEKAHAKGALVTVAADPLSLTLLTPPGEFGADIAVGSTQRFGIPLGFGGPHAAYFATKEEYKRLVPGRIVGVSKDARGKPALRLALQTREQHIRREKATSNICTAQVLLAVMASMYAVYHGPTGLKQIAENIHSLTVLLAEGLKRLGYSIASKDFFDTLRVELGRHNLKDILTASEQLQINLRVFDATTVGISLDETTTPEDLIDLWKIFAGTDDLPFTLEELTSSSSSHLSLSRQSNYLTHPVFNRYHSETELLRYLHKLESKDLSLTTSMIPLGSCTMKLNATAEMIPVSWEEFGKIHPFAPASQTQGYQILFEQLETWLAEITGFAGISLQPNAGSQGEYAGLLVIRQYHENRGEAHRNVCLIPNSAHGTNPASAVMCGMKVVAVACDSQGNIDVADLKAKAEKHSNELAALMVTYPSTHGVFEEPIQEICAVVHSHGGQVYMDGANMNAQVGICRPGDIGADVCHLNLHKTFCIPHGGGGPGMGPIGVASHLVPFLPGHPVVTDNSTQHSALSTQHSNIGAVAAAPWGSASILVISWMYIAMMGADGLTQATKVAILNANYMAKKLESYYPVLYQGKNGLVAHECILDLRSLKKSAAIEIDDVAKRLMDYGFHAPTVSWPVGGTIMVEPTESESKQELDRFCDALISIRQEIAEIEIGKVDTQDNLLKNAPHTAESLITGEWQHPYSREQAAYPAPWTREYKFWPAVGRIDAAFGDRNFVCSCLPMDAY from the coding sequence GTGGTATTGAACGCCCCTATTCTCAAGTCTAATGAGCAGCAAGTGCTGGACGAAAAAAGTCAAAAGTTAAGTAGTTTTGTGCCAAGACACATTGGCCCGAACTCCGATGACATCCAGCAAATGCTTAAGGTTTTGGGGTTTCCCAGCCTGGATGCTCTAATCGACCAAACAGTTCCACAGGCAATTCGGCTGAAGCAACCGCTAAATTTACCAGAAGCAGAAAGTGAGTATACAGCACTGGCATCGTTAAAAAAAGTTGCTGCCAAAAATCAGGTTTTCCGTTCATACATTGGTATGGGCTATTACGACAGTATTACCCCACCTGTGATTGGGCGTAACATCCTAGAAAACCCCGGTTGGTATACTGCCTACACTCCTTATCAGCCAGAAATTGCCCAAGGGCGACTAGAAGCGCTGCTAAATTTTCAAACCCTGATTATCGACCTCACAGGTTTGGAAATTGCCAATGCTTCGTTACTGGATGAAGCCACAGCAGCAGCTGAAGCAATGAGCCTAAGCTATGGTGTCTCCAAAAATCAGGCAGATGCCTATTTTGTCTCTGGTGACTGCCATCCCCAAACCATTGATGTGTTGCAAACACGTGCTAAACCATTGGGGATTAAGATTATTGTCGGCGATCATCAAACATTTGATTTTGATCAACCAATTTTTGGGGCTGTTCTGCAATACCCTGCAAGTGATGGCACCATTTACGACTACCGCGCTTTTATAGAAAAAGCCCATGCTAAGGGTGCATTGGTAACGGTAGCAGCAGATCCTCTAAGTTTAACTTTGCTAACCCCTCCTGGTGAATTTGGCGCTGATATTGCTGTCGGAAGCACTCAGCGGTTTGGTATTCCTTTGGGGTTTGGGGGGCCTCATGCGGCATACTTTGCTACGAAGGAAGAGTATAAGCGGCTGGTTCCAGGGCGAATTGTGGGTGTATCAAAAGATGCCCGAGGTAAGCCTGCATTACGTCTCGCTTTGCAAACCCGCGAACAGCACATCCGCCGCGAAAAAGCTACTAGTAATATTTGTACTGCACAAGTGCTACTGGCGGTGATGGCAAGTATGTATGCGGTCTATCATGGCCCTACTGGACTGAAGCAAATTGCTGAGAATATCCACTCTTTGACAGTGTTGCTGGCGGAAGGTCTGAAGCGTTTGGGTTACAGCATTGCTTCCAAAGATTTCTTTGATACGTTGCGAGTCGAACTGGGAAGACACAATTTAAAAGATATTTTGACAGCTAGCGAACAGCTTCAAATTAACCTGCGGGTTTTTGATGCAACTACTGTTGGTATTTCGCTGGATGAAACAACTACACCAGAAGACTTAATCGACCTCTGGAAGATTTTCGCTGGTACAGATGATTTACCCTTCACTTTAGAAGAATTAACTTCTTCCTCATCCTCCCATCTTTCTCTCTCCCGTCAAAGCAATTATCTCACCCATCCTGTATTTAACCGCTATCACTCAGAAACCGAGTTATTGCGCTATCTGCACAAACTTGAAAGCAAGGACTTGTCGCTAACAACATCGATGATTCCCTTGGGTTCTTGCACAATGAAGTTGAATGCAACTGCTGAGATGATTCCGGTAAGTTGGGAAGAATTTGGCAAGATTCATCCATTTGCCCCGGCGTCACAAACGCAAGGTTATCAAATTCTGTTTGAGCAGCTTGAGACATGGTTGGCTGAAATTACTGGTTTTGCGGGAATTTCTCTACAACCAAATGCTGGTTCTCAGGGTGAGTATGCCGGACTTTTAGTAATTCGTCAGTATCACGAAAATCGGGGTGAAGCACACCGCAACGTTTGTTTGATTCCCAACTCCGCACACGGGACAAACCCAGCAAGTGCGGTGATGTGCGGGATGAAGGTGGTAGCTGTTGCCTGTGACTCACAAGGTAATATTGATGTTGCTGACCTGAAGGCTAAGGCAGAAAAACACAGCAATGAATTAGCCGCCTTGATGGTGACATATCCCTCAACTCACGGTGTTTTTGAGGAGCCAATTCAGGAAATCTGCGCTGTTGTCCACAGTCATGGTGGACAAGTTTACATGGATGGGGCAAATATGAACGCCCAAGTCGGAATTTGCCGTCCTGGAGATATTGGCGCAGATGTCTGCCATTTAAACTTGCACAAAACCTTCTGTATTCCTCATGGTGGCGGTGGCCCTGGTATGGGGCCTATTGGTGTCGCCTCTCATCTCGTGCCATTTTTGCCCGGACACCCTGTTGTTACTGACAACTCAACTCAGCACTCAGCACTCAGCACTCAGCACTCTAATATTGGTGCTGTGGCGGCTGCACCTTGGGGTAGTGCTAGTATCTTGGTGATTTCTTGGATGTACATTGCAATGATGGGTGCAGATGGTTTAACCCAAGCAACTAAGGTGGCGATTCTCAACGCTAACTACATGGCCAAGAAACTGGAATCGTATTATCCGGTTTTGTATCAAGGGAAAAATGGTCTAGTTGCCCATGAGTGTATTTTAGATTTGCGATCGCTAAAAAAATCCGCTGCGATCGAAATTGATGATGTCGCCAAGCGTCTCATGGATTATGGTTTCCATGCGCCGACTGTCTCCTGGCCTGTAGGGGGTACAATCATGGTGGAACCTACAGAAAGTGAATCTAAGCAAGAGTTGGATCGTTTCTGTGATGCGCTGATTTCTATTCGCCAAGAAATTGCCGAAATAGAAATTGGTAAGGTGGATACCCAAGATAATCTTTTGAAGAACGCACCCCACACGGCTGAAAGTCTCATCACTGGAGAATGGCAGCATCCCTATTCTCGCGAACAAGCTGCCTATCCTGCGCCTTGGACTCGTGAGTATAAATTCTGGCCTGCTGTCGGTCGCATTGATGCAGCCTTTGGCGACAGGAATTTTGTTTGTTCTTGTCTGCCAATGGATGCTTATTAA